From a region of the Pseudanabaena sp. ABRG5-3 genome:
- a CDS encoding cytochrome c oxidase subunit II has product MKVNNKLISIVVIIGLIIAASIWYGRNNGLLPVAAGDEATLYDGLFNTILAIAAGFFLIVEGVLLYSIIKFRKRKGDEADGPAIHENLTLEIAWTAIPTVIVMWVAIYSFDVYTAMQGTQDLSGMAHGGMHNAVAHVDHAAHHESGGMHSNSMTSKATLASSNNNGVMMAGVIPSEDSDVVAINVSAMQFAWVFNYSDEIATAELHVPVGKKIRLNMNAVDVLHAFWVPQLRIKQDVIPGRETYLEFTPRVVGEYPVVCAELCGSYHGGMRTTMVIDTPEDYAKWLKEQQEIASNDPEAIVASRPPSQMSEHEYLAGKVAQMGMTSKK; this is encoded by the coding sequence ATGAAAGTAAACAACAAACTAATTTCCATAGTCGTCATCATTGGGCTGATCATTGCCGCCAGCATTTGGTATGGTCGCAACAATGGCTTGCTTCCCGTTGCCGCAGGTGATGAAGCCACTCTGTATGATGGCTTATTCAACACGATCCTCGCGATCGCGGCGGGATTTTTCCTCATCGTTGAGGGAGTCTTGTTATATTCGATCATCAAATTTCGGAAACGTAAAGGCGATGAAGCTGATGGACCTGCAATTCACGAGAACCTAACCCTCGAAATAGCTTGGACAGCAATTCCTACTGTAATTGTGATGTGGGTCGCCATCTATAGCTTTGATGTCTATACTGCGATGCAAGGTACACAAGATCTGAGTGGTATGGCTCATGGTGGAATGCACAATGCCGTTGCCCATGTAGATCATGCTGCCCATCATGAAAGTGGTGGAATGCACTCAAATTCTATGACATCGAAAGCAACACTAGCTTCGTCGAATAATAATGGCGTAATGATGGCGGGGGTCATACCATCAGAGGATTCTGATGTTGTCGCGATCAATGTCAGTGCCATGCAGTTTGCGTGGGTTTTTAACTACAGTGATGAAATTGCCACTGCGGAGTTACATGTGCCTGTCGGCAAAAAGATTCGTTTAAATATGAATGCTGTTGATGTACTCCATGCTTTTTGGGTTCCTCAATTACGCATCAAACAGGACGTAATCCCCGGACGTGAAACCTATCTCGAATTTACGCCCCGTGTAGTTGGTGAATATCCTGTCGTCTGTGCTGAGTTGTGCGGTTCCTATCACGGCGGTATGCGTACCACTATGGTGATTGATACTCCCGAAGACTATGCCAAGTGGCTCAAGGAACAGCAAGAAATCGCTAGCAACGATCCCGAAGCGATCGTCGCTTCACGTCCTCCATCCCAAATGTCAGAGCATGAATACCTTGCAGGCAAGGTCGCTCAAATGGGCATGACAAGTAAAAAGTAA
- a CDS encoding class I SAM-dependent methyltransferase: MTVANSAPSSQTKQAKIGLASRLVNGILAISPLFNIAKQRARKMMIERAESMGVNWRQIVADLQKQDLDGELAKVQNPNVKYPEYYLKHFHAYEEGNLGWLPATEVEVAAYAVHSRIWNDAEPPVKGDSRLRQSYIDIVKEKLPTAPQDILDIGCSVGMSTFVLHNAYPQAKITGLDLSPHFLAIANYNTRNKHPELLESQQINWIHAAAESTGLPDASFDFVSCFLLFHELPQDATRQILREIRRVLRPNGYFTLMDMNPYSDIYLKMPPYILTLLKSTEPYLDQYFSFDLASELVAAGFEAPSITANTPRHRTVIAKAA; the protein is encoded by the coding sequence ATGACTGTTGCCAATTCAGCCCCTAGTTCCCAAACAAAACAAGCAAAAATTGGACTAGCTTCACGATTAGTTAATGGCATTTTAGCAATTAGCCCTTTATTTAATATTGCCAAACAACGCGCTCGGAAGATGATGATCGAACGCGCCGAGTCAATGGGCGTAAACTGGCGACAAATTGTTGCTGATTTGCAAAAACAAGATCTTGATGGCGAACTTGCCAAAGTCCAAAATCCTAATGTTAAGTATCCCGAATATTACCTCAAGCATTTCCATGCCTATGAAGAAGGGAATCTCGGCTGGCTACCTGCAACGGAAGTAGAAGTCGCCGCTTATGCTGTGCATTCACGGATTTGGAATGATGCGGAACCTCCTGTAAAAGGCGATTCCCGTCTACGTCAAAGCTATATTGATATCGTCAAAGAGAAACTCCCTACTGCACCTCAAGATATTCTTGATATTGGTTGTAGCGTGGGGATGAGTACTTTCGTACTACACAATGCTTATCCACAGGCGAAAATTACAGGCTTGGATTTATCTCCCCATTTTTTAGCGATCGCTAATTACAATACGCGCAACAAACATCCCGAATTGCTGGAATCCCAACAAATTAACTGGATTCACGCCGCCGCCGAAAGCACAGGATTACCTGATGCTTCCTTTGATTTCGTTTCCTGTTTTCTACTATTTCATGAATTGCCTCAAGATGCGACGCGGCAAATTTTGCGTGAAATCCGTCGTGTCTTGCGTCCCAATGGTTACTTCACACTTATGGATATGAATCCCTACTCGGATATCTATCTCAAAATGCCTCCCTACATCCTGACTTTACTCAAGAGTACCGAACCCTACCTCGATCAATACTTCTCTTTTGATCTCGCCTCCGAGTTAGTCGCCGCAGGTTTTGAAGCTCCTAGCATTACTGCCAACACTCCACGCCACCGTACAGTAATCGCTAAAGCGGCATAA
- a CDS encoding acyl-CoA thioesterase, producing the protein MADLPSTTLTSEITKFQPTNTNDGWFNYPVRVYPHHTDYSGVVWHGMYLTWMEEARVECLRTVGMSFEELISAGVDLPVAEMSLRYHRSARMGDDVLVMTKLVPDKVRLNWEYQIRTETDLCVTATVTLVPVDFEKRKLLRSLPSSLEGAIAKLTGI; encoded by the coding sequence ATGGCAGATTTACCTTCTACAACTCTAACCAGTGAGATTACTAAATTTCAACCAACTAATACCAATGATGGTTGGTTCAACTACCCTGTGCGGGTCTATCCTCACCATACGGACTATTCAGGTGTAGTGTGGCATGGGATGTACTTAACTTGGATGGAAGAGGCAAGGGTAGAATGCTTGCGGACAGTGGGGATGAGCTTTGAGGAACTAATCTCGGCAGGGGTGGATTTACCTGTAGCAGAGATGTCTTTGCGTTATCACCGTTCAGCAAGGATGGGAGATGATGTGCTGGTCATGACGAAGCTTGTGCCAGATAAGGTACGTCTCAACTGGGAATATCAAATTCGTACAGAAACAGATCTATGTGTAACAGCAACAGTGACACTCGTACCTGTAGATTTTGAAAAACGTAAGTTGTTGCGATCGCTACCAAGCTCTTTAGAAGGAGCGATCGCCAAACTTACAGGAATTTAG
- the argJ gene encoding bifunctional ornithine acetyltransferase/N-acetylglutamate synthase: MADWQVIAGGVTAAKGYKAAGITAGLKPSGAPDLTLIASDVPAIAAGVFTKSCVRAACVDFNREVLAKGGNISAILCNAGQANASTGAEGWRNAVETAELVQKALNTEDGVLVASTGVIGKQLLMDKMRAGIAKIATLISPDGGEAASKAIMTTDTVPKSIALETVIDGKPVRIGGICKGSGMIHPNMATMLGFVTCDAGVEPKLWQKMLSSSIDASFNQVTVDGDTSTNDMVLALSNGQSGVTIDDENSPAAKQLQAMLQEVCMSLAKAIARDGEGATCMIEVNVSGASSTEDARKIAKTIVGSSLVKSAVFGNDPNWGRIAAAAGRADVNFNQDVLNIQLGDFVMMQDGTPQDYDRAAASDYLKNDTVIINVGVGDGDGSGTAWGCDLSYDYVKINAEYTT; encoded by the coding sequence ATGGCAGATTGGCAAGTAATTGCAGGCGGCGTGACTGCCGCTAAAGGCTATAAAGCCGCAGGAATAACCGCAGGATTGAAACCATCGGGCGCACCTGACTTAACTCTGATTGCATCTGATGTACCTGCGATCGCCGCAGGGGTATTTACCAAGTCCTGTGTCCGTGCGGCCTGTGTGGACTTTAACCGTGAAGTTTTAGCCAAAGGTGGTAACATTAGCGCAATTCTCTGCAATGCGGGTCAAGCCAATGCCAGCACAGGTGCAGAAGGTTGGCGCAATGCCGTGGAAACAGCAGAACTAGTCCAAAAAGCTTTAAATACTGAAGATGGGGTTTTGGTTGCATCAACGGGTGTCATCGGCAAGCAACTGCTCATGGACAAAATGCGGGCAGGCATTGCCAAAATTGCAACCCTAATTTCACCCGATGGTGGTGAAGCTGCCTCCAAAGCGATCATGACTACCGATACTGTGCCGAAAAGTATTGCCTTGGAAACCGTAATTGATGGTAAACCCGTGAGAATTGGGGGTATCTGCAAAGGTTCGGGCATGATTCACCCCAATATGGCAACGATGCTCGGATTTGTCACCTGTGATGCGGGTGTCGAACCCAAGCTCTGGCAAAAAATGTTATCCAGCTCAATCGATGCTAGTTTTAACCAAGTAACCGTTGATGGGGATACCAGTACCAATGACATGGTGCTAGCTCTCAGTAATGGACAGTCAGGTGTAACTATTGATGACGAAAATTCCCCTGCGGCGAAACAGTTACAAGCGATGCTGCAAGAAGTATGTATGAGTCTTGCCAAGGCGATCGCCCGTGATGGGGAAGGCGCAACCTGTATGATCGAGGTCAATGTTTCAGGTGCATCTAGCACTGAGGATGCTCGCAAAATTGCCAAAACCATTGTCGGTTCTTCATTAGTAAAATCTGCTGTCTTTGGTAATGACCCTAACTGGGGCAGAATTGCCGCAGCAGCAGGACGCGCAGATGTGAACTTTAATCAAGATGTGTTGAATATTCAACTCGGTGATTTTGTGATGATGCAAGACGGCACACCACAGGATTATGATCGCGCCGCCGCTAGTGACTACCTCAAAAATGACACCGTGATCATCAATGTCGGTGTGGGCGATGGTGATGGCAGTGGAACGGCTTGGGGTTGTGACCTCAGCTACGATTACGTCAAAATTAATGCTGAATATACGACCTAA
- a CDS encoding DUF3110 domain-containing protein, whose amino-acid sequence MQVWVLLFNANTDNEGIYTLEIEGNNIVIAFEQEDDAIRYAGLLEAQDFLSPTVESIDSEDLEAFCRDADYELNIVPTEGLLVPPEKNVDKTDWSKDLEKDQSEPEEEIIVEDPVIAMMRRRLENLL is encoded by the coding sequence ATGCAAGTTTGGGTATTGCTGTTTAACGCCAACACCGATAATGAAGGTATCTATACTCTAGAAATTGAAGGCAACAACATTGTGATTGCTTTTGAACAAGAGGATGATGCAATTCGTTATGCAGGTCTACTAGAAGCGCAGGATTTTCTATCGCCGACAGTAGAAAGCATTGACAGTGAAGATTTAGAAGCATTTTGTCGAGATGCAGACTATGAACTAAACATCGTGCCAACCGAAGGTCTGCTGGTTCCCCCCGAAAAAAATGTTGATAAAACTGATTGGTCTAAGGATCTCGAAAAGGATCAGTCAGAGCCAGAGGAGGAAATCATAGTCGAAGATCCCGTAATTGCCATGATGCGTCGCCGCTTAGAGAATTTACTGTAG
- a CDS encoding pentapeptide repeat-containing protein, with translation MDAALTPQDILRRYAKGDRDFSGINLNGIKLSGANLSRTDWLDVNLSKAYLNSTVLTFACLTRANLRGAVMMGAHLCGANLNQASLSNVNLSNADLHGASLQGATLFGANLSLANLMDTNLIEADMRTVNLNGANLVGACMRGANLRQERAVGDQHDLDSNRKKRSIASLNGANLSGADLRGANLSGADLHKADLRGANLQEATLSGANLQEAKLNNANMQGIFLSEANLSNATLSGAVLNNAKLERAILIDADFNGVSLRSAVMADIKASRVKMQGTDLTDAKFSRADLSRADLRDAILVRTNLIEAYLARTNLANADLTDAVLNRAELSSANLVGAILKGATLPDGKVHK, from the coding sequence ATGGATGCAGCACTTACTCCTCAAGATATTTTGCGACGTTATGCAAAAGGCGATCGCGATTTTAGCGGCATCAATCTTAATGGCATCAAACTTAGTGGCGCAAACCTCAGCCGTACCGATTGGTTGGATGTCAATTTATCTAAAGCTTACCTCAACAGTACCGTTTTAACCTTTGCTTGCCTAACTCGTGCTAATTTGCGTGGAGCCGTGATGATGGGCGCACATCTATGTGGAGCCAACCTCAACCAAGCGAGTTTAAGTAATGTCAATCTGTCCAATGCTGATCTGCATGGTGCAAGTCTTCAAGGTGCAACTCTATTTGGGGCTAATCTCAGTTTGGCAAATCTGATGGATACGAACTTAATTGAAGCGGATATGCGAACGGTTAACTTAAATGGAGCTAACCTTGTTGGAGCCTGCATGAGAGGTGCAAACCTTAGACAGGAAAGAGCTGTTGGCGATCAGCATGATCTTGATTCTAATAGAAAAAAGCGCAGTATTGCTAGTCTGAATGGAGCCAATCTATCTGGGGCTGACTTGCGGGGAGCCAATCTATCTGGGGCTGACTTGCATAAGGCAGATCTCCGTGGAGCGAATCTTCAAGAGGCAACTCTTAGTGGAGCGAACCTCCAAGAAGCTAAGCTGAATAATGCTAATATGCAGGGAATTTTTCTCAGTGAAGCAAATCTCAGTAATGCAACGCTGTCAGGTGCAGTTCTCAATAATGCCAAATTAGAAAGAGCGATTCTTATTGATGCTGATTTTAACGGTGTGTCGTTGCGAAGTGCCGTGATGGCAGACATTAAGGCAAGTCGTGTCAAGATGCAGGGGACTGACTTAACTGATGCCAAGTTTTCCCGTGCTGATCTCAGTCGTGCGGATCTGAGAGATGCTATTTTGGTACGGACTAATCTCATTGAGGCATATCTAGCTCGAACGAATCTGGCTAATGCAGATTTAACCGATGCAGTTCTCAACCGTGCGGAATTAAGCAGTGCCAATCTAGTTGGTGCAATTCTCAAAGGAGCGACTCTACCCGATGGAAAAGTCCACAAATAA
- a CDS encoding PsbP-related protein, whose translation MKKYISLAAGLVLFAVSACTPSTPVADNATPTKSASPTATSSEKPSEKPKDSATPKATDKPTTNSEGWQDYKSAAGKFSIQLPSKPQEQSQDQKTDVGTIKLNMVIAEANDSGYFVGYADFPNKIANPADVQKGLSDSVKGSVGNLKGEIKSEKESTLGDIPCRDFEATGKVKTTDVSMKGRFCLADNRLYQVFALGAKDKLAATDVDRFITSFKIEK comes from the coding sequence ATGAAAAAGTATATTTCCCTTGCTGCTGGTTTAGTCTTATTTGCAGTCAGTGCTTGCACTCCCTCTACGCCTGTAGCTGATAATGCCACCCCTACAAAATCCGCATCACCTACAGCAACATCCTCAGAAAAGCCTTCAGAAAAACCCAAGGATAGTGCAACCCCCAAAGCAACTGACAAACCAACCACCAATTCTGAGGGTTGGCAAGACTACAAATCTGCGGCTGGGAAATTTAGTATCCAGTTACCTAGCAAGCCACAGGAACAGTCTCAAGATCAAAAAACTGATGTGGGAACGATTAAGTTAAATATGGTAATTGCAGAAGCTAATGACTCAGGTTATTTTGTGGGGTATGCAGACTTTCCGAATAAGATCGCTAATCCTGCGGATGTACAGAAGGGACTATCAGATTCTGTAAAAGGCTCCGTTGGCAATCTGAAGGGAGAAATTAAGTCTGAGAAAGAATCTACCCTTGGCGATATTCCTTGCCGTGATTTTGAAGCTACTGGAAAGGTCAAAACGACAGATGTATCAATGAAAGGAAGGTTTTGCCTTGCTGACAATCGACTCTATCAAGTGTTTGCCTTAGGAGCAAAGGATAAACTAGCAGCTACTGATGTCGATCGCTTTATTACTTCTTTTAAAATCGAAAAGTAA
- a CDS encoding WcaF family extracellular polysaccharide biosynthesis acetyltransferase translates to MHLDRYTTGTYTVGAPLWKQVLWYFIGAPIARSYFIPFSGLKVIILRCFGAEIGQGVRIKTGVRVKFPWRLIIKDFVWIGEDAWLDNLDLITIESHCCISQGVYLCTGNHDWDDRDFALRTAPIYIESGSWIAARATIAAGVRVGQGAVLGLGSVATRSLEPMTIYMGNPAIAIKSRKIKE, encoded by the coding sequence TTGCATCTCGATCGCTATACCACAGGAACCTACACCGTCGGCGCACCACTTTGGAAACAAGTCCTTTGGTACTTTATCGGCGCACCAATTGCGCGTAGTTACTTCATACCTTTTTCAGGATTAAAGGTGATTATTTTGCGCTGTTTTGGTGCAGAAATTGGTCAAGGTGTGCGGATTAAAACAGGGGTGCGCGTCAAATTTCCTTGGCGGTTAATTATCAAAGATTTTGTCTGGATCGGGGAAGATGCTTGGCTGGATAATCTTGACTTGATTACGATCGAGAGTCATTGCTGCATATCTCAAGGTGTATATCTCTGTACGGGCAATCATGACTGGGACGATCGCGATTTTGCTTTGCGGACTGCCCCCATTTATATCGAATCAGGTAGTTGGATTGCTGCTCGCGCAACTATTGCCGCAGGGGTTCGAGTTGGACAGGGTGCAGTTTTAGGTTTAGGTAGTGTGGCGACGCGATCGCTAGAACCAATGACAATTTATATGGGCAATCCTGCGATCGCCATTAAGTCACGTAAAATCAAAGAGTAG
- a CDS encoding heme-copper oxidase subunit III has protein sequence MQGSIATTTTISEDAIHAHESTGHAEHPDLRVFGLIVFLISEGMLFFGLFAAYLTFRSVATSWPPEGTPELELLLPGINTIILVSSSFVIHQADSAIKENKVKAAQLWFLATFIMGAIFIAGQIYEYQHLEFGLTTNLFASTFYVLTGFHGLHVIIGLTLIASVLVRSLKVGHYSSTSHFGIEAASIYWHFVDIVWIILFLLLYIL, from the coding sequence ATGCAAGGATCGATCGCTACCACTACGACCATCTCCGAAGATGCAATTCATGCCCATGAGTCAACGGGTCATGCCGAACATCCCGACCTACGGGTTTTTGGATTAATTGTCTTCCTGATTTCTGAAGGAATGCTCTTTTTCGGGCTGTTCGCCGCCTATCTGACCTTTCGCTCCGTCGCTACCTCATGGCCCCCCGAAGGCACACCTGAACTCGAGCTTCTCTTACCTGGAATTAACACAATCATTCTGGTATCCAGTAGCTTCGTGATTCACCAAGCTGATAGTGCAATTAAAGAGAACAAAGTCAAAGCTGCCCAGTTATGGTTTCTCGCTACCTTCATCATGGGCGCGATCTTCATTGCTGGACAGATCTATGAATACCAGCATCTAGAATTTGGGCTAACCACGAATCTATTTGCGAGTACTTTTTATGTCCTCACGGGTTTTCATGGTTTGCACGTAATCATCGGGCTGACTTTAATCGCCTCAGTATTAGTGCGATCGCTTAAAGTAGGACATTACAGCAGTACTAGTCACTTTGGCATTGAAGCTGCCTCCATCTATTGGCACTTTGTTGATATTGTCTGGATCATTCTATTTCTGTTACTTTATATTCTCTAA
- the crtA gene encoding cyanoexosortase A: MLNNILRGDFTDFLNSLQQTLRKLEFWLLATWVSLIAINVALQCRLGDNLDDTAMVILTWAVAVLLVIRNRHNLKFETTPSAIATGALLITWVLIKSLLTRRVYDILFILTPVMSTVGMALIASGWKGLKQYWQPILLTATLGTPVPFLFSAIEKFIPVNVFTAQFANSVLWYGGLKVVQQGVTILSPYGAVEVARGCAGLPPIFMLLRITLMFVLVFPVSRFHMWIMFPSAVAIAFIVNSLRVSLLVPISNQAELFKYWHDGDGSQMFSVISVSALLAFCNWLTRDDDDEYEEA; encoded by the coding sequence ATGCTCAACAATATTTTGCGCGGTGACTTTACTGATTTCCTAAATTCCTTACAACAAACATTGCGGAAATTAGAATTTTGGTTACTAGCAACATGGGTAAGTCTCATCGCTATTAACGTCGCACTTCAATGTCGTCTGGGGGATAATCTTGACGATACAGCGATGGTAATTTTGACTTGGGCAGTGGCGGTTTTATTGGTAATTCGTAATCGCCACAATTTAAAATTTGAGACGACACCATCAGCGATCGCTACTGGTGCATTATTAATTACTTGGGTGTTGATCAAAAGTTTATTGACCCGTAGAGTTTACGATATTCTATTTATCCTTACGCCTGTGATGTCAACGGTTGGGATGGCGCTAATTGCTTCAGGTTGGAAAGGGTTAAAGCAATATTGGCAGCCGATTTTGCTGACAGCAACGCTAGGAACACCTGTTCCATTTTTATTCTCAGCGATCGAAAAATTTATCCCCGTTAATGTCTTTACTGCTCAATTTGCTAATTCTGTATTGTGGTATGGAGGTTTAAAAGTTGTTCAACAGGGAGTCACAATTCTCAGTCCCTATGGTGCAGTAGAAGTTGCTAGAGGTTGTGCAGGACTACCACCAATTTTCATGCTCCTTCGCATTACTTTGATGTTTGTCTTAGTGTTTCCTGTATCTCGATTCCATATGTGGATTATGTTTCCTTCGGCTGTAGCGATCGCTTTTATTGTCAATTCCTTGCGAGTATCTTTGCTGGTGCCCATTTCTAACCAAGCAGAGCTATTCAAATATTGGCATGATGGGGATGGTTCACAAATGTTTTCAGTTATTTCTGTATCGGCTCTATTAGCTTTCTGTAATTGGCTAACTAGAGATGACGATGATGAATATGAAGAAGCCTAA
- the ctaD gene encoding cytochrome c oxidase subunit I: protein MTQTLTPTQSSSAGAEPQKTPWWEFFTFSVDHKVIGIQYLVTSFMFYLIGGALASAVRVELATPDSDLVDPAFYNSLFTMHGTVMIFLWIVPAVTGGFGNYLVPLMIGARDMAFPRLNAIAFWLTIPAGLLLMGSFFVGPASTGWTAYPPLSILTDEHVGQAIWILSILLVGTSSILAAVNFIVTIWSMRMKGMDLFSMPLFCWAMMATSVLALLATPVLAGAMVLLGFDLLIGTNFFNPTGGGDPVVYQHLFWFYSHPAVYVMILPVFGIISEVIPPHSRKPIFGYKAIAYSSMMICALGLFVWAHHMFTSGTPDWLRVFFMVATLLVAVPTGIKVFSWVATLWGGKLRLDSPLLFAMGFISTFLIGGLSGVMLGSAPVDIHVHDTYFVVAHFHYVLFGGSVFGIYAGLYHWFPKMTGRMLNEFWGKIHFVLTFIGMHLTFGPMHILGLQGMPRRVAQYDPQFAPINMICTVGALILAFSTVPFVINAVYSWFKGEQAPDNPWNALTLEWTTSSPPIPHNWVGDPVLATGPYDYGEEYKEDRQEAIAAS from the coding sequence ATGACCCAAACTCTTACTCCAACTCAAAGTTCGAGCGCAGGGGCAGAACCCCAAAAGACTCCTTGGTGGGAGTTCTTTACCTTTAGCGTCGATCACAAAGTAATTGGGATTCAATATCTCGTTACATCATTTATGTTTTATTTGATCGGTGGGGCGCTTGCCTCGGCGGTGCGTGTTGAGCTTGCCACGCCAGACTCCGATCTCGTTGATCCCGCTTTTTATAACAGCCTGTTTACCATGCATGGCACGGTGATGATCTTTTTGTGGATCGTGCCTGCGGTGACGGGGGGGTTCGGCAATTACCTTGTGCCTCTGATGATTGGGGCGCGAGATATGGCATTCCCTCGCTTAAATGCGATCGCCTTTTGGTTGACCATTCCTGCGGGACTATTGCTCATGGGCAGTTTCTTTGTAGGTCCTGCTTCTACGGGTTGGACAGCCTATCCACCTTTGAGCATTTTGACCGATGAGCATGTTGGACAAGCGATCTGGATTCTCAGCATCCTTTTGGTGGGGACTTCATCGATTTTGGCGGCGGTGAATTTCATCGTCACGATCTGGTCGATGCGAATGAAGGGGATGGACTTGTTCAGTATGCCTCTCTTTTGCTGGGCGATGATGGCAACATCGGTATTGGCGCTATTGGCAACCCCTGTATTGGCAGGCGCAATGGTGCTACTGGGGTTTGACCTGTTGATCGGTACTAACTTCTTTAATCCCACGGGTGGCGGCGATCCCGTTGTGTATCAGCACCTATTCTGGTTTTATTCCCATCCCGCAGTCTATGTGATGATCCTGCCCGTATTTGGCATCATTTCTGAAGTGATCCCACCTCATAGCCGCAAGCCAATTTTTGGATATAAAGCGATCGCCTATTCCAGTATGATGATTTGCGCTTTGGGATTATTTGTGTGGGCGCACCATATGTTTACCAGTGGCACACCTGACTGGTTGCGTGTGTTCTTTATGGTGGCAACTTTATTGGTAGCTGTGCCAACGGGGATCAAGGTATTTAGCTGGGTGGCGACACTTTGGGGCGGTAAGTTGCGCCTAGATAGTCCCTTGCTCTTTGCGATGGGCTTTATCTCTACCTTCTTAATCGGTGGTTTGAGCGGCGTTATGCTTGGTTCGGCTCCCGTTGATATCCATGTGCATGACACATATTTCGTGGTGGCTCACTTCCATTACGTCCTTTTTGGTGGCAGTGTGTTTGGCATTTACGCTGGACTATATCACTGGTTCCCCAAGATGACTGGGCGGATGTTGAACGAATTCTGGGGCAAAATCCATTTTGTGCTGACCTTTATCGGAATGCACTTAACCTTTGGACCCATGCACATCCTTGGTTTGCAGGGTATGCCGCGCCGCGTTGCCCAGTACGATCCGCAATTTGCGCCCATTAATATGATCTGCACCGTTGGTGCATTGATCTTGGCATTTTCTACAGTGCCTTTCGTGATCAATGCGGTTTACAGTTGGTTTAAAGGTGAGCAAGCTCCCGATAATCCTTGGAATGCCCTAACCCTAGAATGGACAACCTCTTCACCTCCTATTCCCCATAACTGGGTTGGTGATCCTGTACTAGCGACAGGTCCCTATGACTACGGTGAAGAATATAAAGAAGATCGTCAAGAGGCGATCGCTGCATCTTAA